A single region of the Gemmatimonas sp. UBA7669 genome encodes:
- a CDS encoding fatty acid desaturase CarF family protein, producing MSVPSILLIPGQIALVWLIADFITGFVHWLEDAYGNPDLPVLGQHMTRPNLLHHYAPRAIVDNSWFRSARGLLAICALLGLLAAALGVFNWMVALGLFLSANANEVHKWSHRTRRENGPVVRLLQRLRLVQSPSHHHRHHAHEKNSNYCILTDFLNPVLERVQFWSRLEWVVLQVFGVPRRDEDAVAARLVAEAPETFGPYLPIVVRRLGRHHE from the coding sequence ATGTCCGTCCCCTCCATCCTGCTCATTCCTGGCCAGATTGCCTTGGTCTGGCTCATCGCTGATTTCATCACGGGTTTTGTACACTGGCTCGAGGATGCGTACGGCAATCCCGACCTGCCCGTGTTGGGTCAACACATGACGCGCCCCAACTTGCTGCACCACTACGCGCCGCGCGCCATCGTGGACAACAGCTGGTTCCGGAGCGCGCGCGGTTTGCTGGCCATCTGCGCGTTGCTTGGCCTGTTGGCTGCGGCGCTCGGTGTGTTCAACTGGATGGTGGCGCTCGGATTGTTTCTCTCGGCCAATGCCAACGAGGTACACAAGTGGAGTCATCGCACACGCCGGGAGAATGGCCCTGTGGTGCGTCTGCTGCAGCGACTGCGTCTTGTGCAGTCACCGTCGCATCATCATCGGCACCATGCGCACGAAAAGAACAGCAACTACTGCATTCTGACGGACTTTCTCAATCCCGTGCTGGAGCGCGTGCAGTTCTGGTCGCGGCTCGAGTGGGTCGTACTGCAGGTGTTCGGCGTGCCGCGGCGCGATGAGGACGCGGTGGCGGCGCGTCTGGTTGCTGAGGCGCCCGAGACGTTCGGGCCGTACCTGCCCATCGTGGTGCGGCGTTTGGGGCGGCACCACGAATAG
- a CDS encoding amidohydrolase family protein has translation MRVFRTLLGVTAFAATTLEAQQSSRTEPVTGLRTNATGYHALVGARVVTAPGQTLDNATIVIRNGIVTAVGANAAAPAGARVWDLKGLTVYPGFIDAHADLGGDAPQQGGDVGPTHWNPQVRAWFSTTSNAKEDTTRRSSLRSLGFGAALAVPRQGIFRGTASVVHLGDAGVRERVLRPDLAQSVGFSRSFALGGTYPNSTMGTTALMKQTLLDAEWYMRAWGTYETSGRSILPPETSEALAALGKAVKGQQPVLFQTESEEEYLRAFKIASDYKLTPWFRGNGQEYRLIDVLKSRTQPLIVPLAFPDAPALSNPEAADNVSLGDLRHWYLAPTNPGQLASNNIPFALTADGLSSLNQFFPNLRVAVARGLAPDKALAALTTVPAGILGIDKTHGTIAVGKVANLVVSEGDLFTEEASIRDVWVQGTRYGVTRPPQVDPRGTWTIASDDQGTFKSATLRLEGPLNRIRGTIEMPSRRPVNLTGVRIIAETGRLEATFNGEQLGLEGAVLLSGAVRGEEFFGTMSLPTGTDASYKGTRTEPFQGAARGAVAVKVPKIDLPFIRPSMEFGRSAPPAQPAAVIVRNATVWTSGPQGKMENADLLVQNGKVVRVGQKLSAPAGAIEIDGTGKHVTPGLIDPHTHGGVSSVNESGFAIVPEVQMGDVITHNNIWFYRQLAGGLTTTMIKHGSANPIGGENVFVKTRWGSLPDEYKIENAPRTVKFALGENPKRAPTRYPNTRMGVQEIIRDHFLAARDYEKEWKAWEKTKTGLPPRRDLRMEAILDILNQKLLVSSHGYRGDEFLALVRLAEEFGFRVQTLQHGVEAYKIADELKKSGVAAVVWSDWGAFKLEAYDATSYNAKMLLEAGVVTSLHSDDNEISTRMNWEAGKLLRSGVTEIDALNTVTINAAKAIAIDKRIGSLEAGKDADFVIWNGYPLSQFTKAEQTWVDGRRYFSLDEDKVLREEVAKQRAQLIQAVIAASADAAPAAGAAPARGRGPGSN, from the coding sequence GTGAGAGTGTTTCGTACCCTCCTCGGCGTCACGGCATTTGCCGCCACCACGCTCGAGGCCCAGCAATCGTCCCGCACCGAGCCGGTAACGGGTCTTCGCACCAATGCCACGGGTTATCACGCCCTGGTTGGCGCCCGTGTCGTCACCGCGCCCGGCCAAACGCTCGACAACGCCACCATCGTCATCCGCAACGGCATCGTTACCGCGGTTGGCGCTAATGCGGCCGCCCCGGCCGGCGCCCGCGTCTGGGACCTCAAGGGCCTCACGGTCTACCCGGGCTTCATCGACGCCCACGCCGACCTCGGGGGCGACGCGCCCCAGCAGGGCGGTGACGTGGGCCCCACGCACTGGAATCCGCAGGTGCGCGCGTGGTTCAGCACCACCTCCAACGCCAAGGAGGACACCACCCGCCGCTCCTCACTGCGTTCCCTCGGCTTCGGCGCCGCGCTCGCCGTGCCCCGCCAGGGCATCTTCCGCGGCACGGCCTCGGTGGTGCACCTCGGCGACGCCGGTGTGCGCGAGCGCGTGCTGCGCCCCGACCTCGCGCAGAGCGTTGGCTTCTCGCGCTCCTTCGCTCTTGGTGGCACGTACCCCAACTCCACCATGGGCACCACGGCGCTCATGAAGCAGACGCTGCTCGACGCCGAGTGGTACATGCGCGCCTGGGGTACCTACGAGACGAGCGGCCGCTCCATCCTGCCCCCTGAAACCAGCGAGGCGCTCGCCGCCCTCGGCAAGGCGGTCAAGGGACAGCAGCCGGTGCTCTTCCAGACCGAAAGTGAAGAGGAGTACCTGCGCGCGTTCAAGATTGCGAGCGACTACAAGCTCACGCCGTGGTTCCGTGGCAACGGCCAGGAGTACCGTCTCATTGACGTGCTCAAGTCGCGCACGCAGCCGCTCATCGTGCCGCTCGCCTTCCCGGACGCGCCCGCCCTCAGCAACCCCGAGGCGGCCGACAACGTCTCGCTCGGCGACCTGCGCCACTGGTACCTCGCGCCCACCAACCCCGGGCAGCTCGCCAGCAACAACATTCCGTTCGCGCTCACGGCCGACGGGCTATCGTCACTCAACCAGTTCTTCCCCAACCTGCGCGTGGCCGTGGCCCGCGGCCTCGCGCCCGACAAGGCACTCGCCGCGCTCACCACCGTGCCCGCCGGCATTCTCGGCATCGACAAGACGCATGGCACCATCGCCGTGGGCAAGGTGGCCAACCTCGTTGTGAGCGAAGGCGATCTGTTCACCGAGGAGGCCAGCATTCGCGACGTGTGGGTGCAGGGCACGCGCTACGGTGTGACCCGTCCGCCGCAGGTCGATCCGCGCGGCACCTGGACCATTGCGTCGGATGATCAGGGCACCTTCAAGAGCGCCACGCTGCGCCTCGAAGGACCGCTCAACCGCATTCGCGGCACCATCGAAATGCCAAGCCGTCGTCCGGTGAACCTCACCGGCGTGCGCATCATCGCCGAAACGGGTCGCCTGGAGGCCACCTTCAACGGCGAACAGCTCGGCCTCGAGGGCGCCGTGCTGCTCTCCGGCGCGGTTCGCGGCGAAGAGTTCTTCGGCACCATGTCCCTGCCCACCGGCACCGACGCGAGCTACAAGGGCACGCGCACGGAACCGTTCCAGGGTGCCGCGCGCGGCGCCGTGGCAGTCAAGGTCCCGAAGATCGACCTGCCCTTCATTCGTCCGAGCATGGAGTTCGGTCGCAGCGCACCGCCAGCCCAGCCGGCTGCGGTCATCGTGCGCAACGCCACGGTGTGGACGTCGGGGCCGCAGGGCAAGATGGAAAACGCCGACCTGCTCGTGCAGAACGGCAAGGTGGTGCGCGTGGGACAGAAGCTGTCCGCTCCCGCAGGCGCAATTGAAATTGACGGCACCGGCAAGCATGTGACGCCGGGCCTCATCGATCCGCACACGCACGGCGGTGTGAGCAGCGTGAACGAAAGCGGCTTCGCCATCGTGCCTGAAGTGCAGATGGGCGACGTCATCACGCACAACAACATCTGGTTCTACCGCCAGCTCGCCGGTGGTCTCACCACCACGATGATCAAGCACGGCTCGGCCAACCCCATCGGTGGCGAGAACGTGTTCGTGAAGACGCGTTGGGGTTCGCTGCCCGATGAATACAAGATCGAGAACGCGCCGCGCACGGTGAAGTTTGCGCTCGGCGAAAACCCGAAGCGTGCGCCCACGCGTTATCCGAACACCCGCATGGGCGTGCAGGAAATCATTCGCGACCATTTCCTCGCCGCGCGTGATTACGAGAAGGAGTGGAAAGCCTGGGAGAAGACCAAGACGGGGCTGCCACCGCGCCGCGACCTGCGCATGGAAGCCATCCTCGACATCCTCAACCAGAAGCTGCTGGTGAGCTCGCACGGCTATCGCGGCGACGAGTTCCTTGCGCTCGTGCGTCTGGCCGAAGAATTCGGCTTCCGTGTGCAGACGCTGCAGCACGGTGTGGAAGCGTACAAGATCGCCGACGAACTCAAGAAGTCGGGCGTGGCCGCCGTGGTGTGGAGCGACTGGGGCGCCTTCAAGCTCGAGGCCTATGATGCCACGAGCTACAACGCCAAGATGCTGCTCGAAGCGGGCGTGGTGACGTCGCTGCACTCCGACGACAACGAGATCTCCACCCGCATGAATTGGGAAGCGGGCAAGCTGCTGCGCAGTGGCGTGACGGAGATCGACGCACTCAACACCGTCACCATCAACGCGGCCAAGGCCATTGCCATCGACAAGCGCATCGGCTCGCTGGAGGCCGGCAAGGACGCCGACTTCGTGATCTGGAACGGCTACCCGCTCTCGCAGTTCACCAAGGCCGAGCAGACCTGGGTGGATGGCCGCCGTTACTTCTCGCTCGACGAAGACAAGGTGCTGCGTGAAGAAGTGGCCAAGCAGCGCGCGCAGCTCATCCAGGCGGTGATCGCGGCCAGCGCCGACGCGGCGCCGGCCGCTGGCGCCGCTCCGGCGCGCGGCCGTGGCCCGGGGAGCAACTGA
- a CDS encoding amidohydrolase family protein, with product MHSALRIAARAAAFTASMLVAGVAVTTVTAVVADAQVVIPTAAQDVPVVLRGATIHTVTKGTITNGTIVLERGKITAIGGAEVATPRGAKVVDVTGKHIYPGLIDAYSTVGITEIGAVDVSNDINELGDFNPNARPEVAINVESRHIGTTRSAGVLVAFATPGGGLISGLSSAISLEGWTWEEMSMKGAAALNVNWPDPNARPRRFGGGPPPGFGGQPQRAPKTYAEQVEEIRNFFGEARAYRDAIKAGQPVRTDSRYAAMIPALNGEIPVVVAADGVAQINDAITWAKQEGVKLVIRGGRNAIKVAPRLKAENVPVILTATMSAPSRSDDAYDEAYATPAALYKAGVKFAIAGDGDALYSYRLPWDAGVAVAFGLPEEEALKAVTINAAEFMGVADKVGSLEVGKEATLVITTGTPLDMTTNIIQSYIQGREIDMNDMQKQFFKKYMEKINQNKKKIAS from the coding sequence ATGCACTCGGCTTTGCGCATTGCCGCGCGTGCGGCGGCCTTCACGGCGAGCATGCTCGTGGCGGGCGTCGCGGTCACCACGGTGACTGCCGTCGTCGCTGACGCGCAGGTGGTCATCCCGACCGCCGCGCAGGATGTGCCGGTGGTGCTCAGGGGCGCCACCATTCACACGGTGACCAAGGGCACGATCACCAACGGCACCATCGTGCTCGAGCGCGGAAAGATCACCGCGATCGGCGGCGCCGAGGTGGCCACGCCGCGTGGCGCCAAGGTCGTGGACGTCACGGGCAAGCACATCTACCCCGGCCTCATCGACGCCTACAGCACGGTGGGTATCACCGAGATCGGCGCGGTGGATGTCTCCAACGACATCAACGAGCTCGGCGACTTCAATCCGAACGCCCGCCCCGAAGTGGCCATCAACGTGGAGAGCCGGCACATCGGTACCACGCGCTCGGCTGGCGTGCTGGTGGCCTTCGCGACGCCGGGGGGTGGACTCATCTCCGGCCTGTCGTCGGCCATTTCGCTCGAAGGCTGGACCTGGGAAGAGATGAGCATGAAGGGCGCCGCGGCGCTCAACGTGAACTGGCCCGACCCCAACGCGCGGCCGCGTCGCTTCGGTGGCGGTCCGCCGCCGGGTTTTGGCGGACAGCCGCAGCGCGCACCGAAGACCTACGCCGAGCAGGTGGAGGAGATCCGCAACTTCTTCGGCGAGGCGCGCGCCTATCGGGACGCCATCAAGGCCGGGCAGCCCGTACGCACCGACTCGCGCTACGCGGCGATGATCCCGGCGCTCAACGGCGAGATCCCGGTGGTCGTGGCCGCTGACGGTGTGGCACAGATCAACGACGCCATCACCTGGGCCAAGCAGGAAGGCGTGAAGCTGGTCATTCGTGGCGGCCGCAACGCCATCAAGGTGGCGCCGCGGCTCAAGGCGGAGAACGTGCCGGTCATCCTCACGGCCACCATGTCAGCGCCGTCGCGCAGTGACGATGCGTACGACGAGGCCTACGCCACACCGGCCGCGCTCTACAAGGCCGGCGTGAAGTTCGCCATCGCCGGTGACGGCGATGCGCTCTACAGCTATCGCCTGCCCTGGGACGCGGGTGTGGCGGTGGCGTTTGGTTTGCCCGAAGAGGAAGCGCTCAAGGCGGTGACCATCAATGCCGCCGAGTTCATGGGTGTGGCGGACAAGGTGGGTTCGCTCGAGGTGGGCAAGGAAGCCACGCTGGTGATAACGACCGGCACGCCGCTCGACATGACGACGAACATCATCCAGTCGTACATCCAGGGGCGTGAGATTGACATGAACGACATGCAGAAGCAGTTCTTCAAGAAGTACATGGAGAAGATCAACCAGAACAAGAAGAAGATCGCGAGCTGA